A DNA window from Brassica napus cultivar Da-Ae chromosome C1, Da-Ae, whole genome shotgun sequence contains the following coding sequences:
- the LOC106396279 gene encoding protein FAR-RED ELONGATED HYPOCOTYL 3 isoform X2, which yields MDIDLRLHSGDQGAEEDRGLDNVLQNSDIDIGKIEEDVMAATTGELVDYTETVNLEPLNGMEFDSHGEAYAFYQEYSRAIGFNTAIQNSRRSKTTREFIDAKFACSRYGTKREYENKSCNRPRARQSKQDHPESNMAGGCRRTCAKTDCKASMHVKRRSNGKWVIHSFVREHNHELVPAQAVTEQARRIYAAMAKQFAEYKTVVGLKSDAKSLGRSLSVVETGDFKALLEFLSRMQNFFYAVDLGDDQRVKNVFWVDAKSRGSYVSFCDVVSLDTTYVRNKYKTPLAVFVGVNQHYQYMVLGCALLSDESAATFSWLMETWLKAMGGQAPKVLITEQEAVMNSVVPVIFPNTRHCVFLWHVLVKVSENLSHVAKQHDDFMPKFEKCIYKSWKEEDFARRWWKILAKFGLKEDPWMQSLYEDRRKWAPTYMTDVLLAGMSTSQRGDSVNAFFDKYLHKKTSVQEFVKLYDTILQDRCEEEAKADSETLNKQPTMKSPSPFEKTVSEVYTPAVFKKFQVEVLGAIACSPREENRDGTCSTFRVQDFETSQEFVVTWNQAKAEISCICRLFEYKGYLCRHTLNVLQCCHLSSVPSQYILKRWTKDAKSRQFSGEAPQQLQTRMQRYNDLCQRALKLSEEASCSQVSYNVAFLAIEEALRNCAGVNRSLPDAASSPTRGLVSVEEDNQSRSAGGKTSKKKNSTKKRKVSSEQEGVMPQVTAPESLQQMDKLSPRTVGIESYYGTQQSVQTMVQLDLMGGPNRDNFYGNQQTIQGLLNSIAPSYDSYYTAQQGIHGQGVDFFRPPNFSYDIRDDPNVRTTQLHEDAPRHS from the exons ATGGACATAGATCTTCGTCTACATTCAGGTGACCAAGGTGCTGAAGAAGACAGGGGACTTGACAACGTCCTGCAGAATTCAGACATAGACATTGGCAAGATCGAGGAAGATGTCATGGCCGCTACAACCGGAGAATTGGTCGACTACACAGAAACCGTCAACCTCGAACCACTTAACGGCATGGAGTTCGACTCACACGGCGAAGCATACGCCTTCTACCAAGAGTACTCACGTGCCATAGGGTTCAACACCGCGATACAGAACAGTCGTAGGTCCAAGACCACGAGGGAGTTTATTGACGCTAAGTTCGCTTGCTCTAGGTACGGTACTAAAAGAGAGTATGAGAACAAGTCCTGTAACAGGCCGCGAGCTAGGCAGAGCAAGCAGGATCATCCTGAGAGTAATATGGCTGGTGGTTGTAGGAGGACTTGTGCGAAGACCGATTGTAAAGCGAGTATGCATGTTAAGAGAAGGTCTAATGGGAAGTGGGTGATTCATAGCTTCGTGAGGGAGCATAACCACGAGCTTGTCCCCGCGCAAGCTGTGACTGAACAGGCGAGGAGGATCTACGCTGCTATGGCTAAGCAGTTCGCTGAGTACAAAACCGTCGTCGGGTTAAAAAGTGATGCGAAGAGTTTAGGTCGGAGTTTGTCAGTGGTGGAGACGGGAGATTTCAAAGCTCTGCTTGAGTTCTTGTCGCGGATGCAGAACTTCTTTTACGCGGTGGATCTCGGCGATGATCAGCGTGTGAAGAATGTGTTTTGGGTAGACGCGAAGAGCAGAGGCAGCTACGTTAGTTTCTGCGACGTCGTTTCTCTTGATACTACCTACGTGAGAAACAAGTACAAGACGCCGCTCGCTGTTTTCGTCGGCGTGAATCAGCACTATCAGTACATGGTCCTTGGGTGCGCTTTGCTATCTGACGAGAGTGCAGCTACGTTCTCTTGGCTGATGGAGACGTGGCTGAAAGCGATGGGGGGACAAGCTCCAAAGGTTTTGATCACTGAGCAAGAGGCTGTAATGAACTCCGTGGTTCCTGTAATCTTCCCAAACACTCGGCATTGCGTTTTCCTCTGGCATGTGTTGGTTAAAGTCTCTGAGAATCTCAGCCACGTCGCCAAACAACACGACGATTTTATGCCGAAGTTTGAGAAGTGCATTTACAAGTCATGGAAGGAGGAAGACTTTGCGAGGAGATGGTGGAAGATTCTTGCTAAATTCGGCCTCAAGGAAGATCCGTGGATGCAGTCTTTATACGAAGACCGGAGGAAATGGGCGCCTACCTACATGACCGATGTTCTCTTGGCGGGGATGTCTACATCTCAAAGAGGTGACAGTGTCAACGCTTTCTTCGACAAGTACTTGCACAAGAAGACCAGCGTACAGGAGTTTGTGAAACTCTACGATACAATTCTGCAAGATAGATGCGAAGAAGAAGCCAAGGCTGATTCCGAAACGTTGAACAAGCAGCCGACAATGAAGTCTCCGTCGCCGTTTGAGAAGACCGTCTCCGAAGTCTACACTCCCGCCGTGTTCAAGAAGTTCCAGGTCGAGGTTTTGGGAGCGATTGCTTGTTCTCCAAGGGAGGAGAACAGAGATGGAAcatgctctactttcagagttCAGGATTTCGAAACCAGCCAGGAGTTTGTGGTGACGTGGAACCAAGCGAAGGCGGAAATCTCTTGCATCTGTAGGCTGTTTGAGTATAAAGGCTACCTCTGCAGACACACGCTGAACGTTCTTCAGTGCTGTCATCTCTCTTCCGTCCCCTCGCAGTACATACTGAAACGGTGGACTAAAGACGCGAAAAGCCGGCAGTTTTCAGGAGAGGCTCCTCAGCAGTTGCAGACGAGGATGCAGCGGTACAACGACTTATGCCAGAGGGCGTTAAAGCTGAGTGAAGAGGCGTCCTGCTCTCAAGTGAGTTACAACGTTGCGTTCCTCGCCATTGAAGAAGCTTTGAGAAACTGTGCCGGTGTTAATAGAAGTCTTCCGGATGCGGCCAGCTCACCGACTCGAGGTCTGGTTTCTGTGGAGGAGGATAACCAGAGCAGAAGTGCAGGAGGCAAGACAAGCAAGAAAAAGAATTCaacgaagaaaagaaaa GTGAGCTCAGAGCAGGAGGGGGTTATGCCGCAAGTCACAGCGCCGGAAAGCTTGCAACAGATG GATAAGTTGAGCCCAAGGACAGTTGGCATAGAAAGTTATTATGGAACACAGCAGAGCGTGCAAACTATG GTTCAGCTGGACTTAATGGGTGGGCCAAATCGCGATAACTTCTATGGGAATCAACAAACTATTCAAGGATTG TTGAACTCAATAGCACCAAGCTACGACAGTTACTACACTGCTCAGCAAGGCATCCATGGACAG GGAGTAGATTTCTTCCGTCCTCCAAACTTTTCTTACGATATCCGG GATGATCCTAATGTGAGGACTACCCAGTTGCATGAGGACGCGCCTAGACACTCGTAA
- the LOC106396279 gene encoding protein FAR-RED ELONGATED HYPOCOTYL 3 isoform X1 produces the protein MDIDLRLHSGDQGAEEDRGLDNVLQNSDIDIGKIEEDVMAATTGELVDYTETVNLEPLNGMEFDSHGEAYAFYQEYSRAIGFNTAIQNSRRSKTTREFIDAKFACSRYGTKREYENKSCNRPRARQSKQDHPESNMAGGCRRTCAKTDCKASMHVKRRSNGKWVIHSFVREHNHELVPAQAVTEQARRIYAAMAKQFAEYKTVVGLKSDAKSLGRSLSVVETGDFKALLEFLSRMQNFFYAVDLGDDQRVKNVFWVDAKSRGSYVSFCDVVSLDTTYVRNKYKTPLAVFVGVNQHYQYMVLGCALLSDESAATFSWLMETWLKAMGGQAPKVLITEQEAVMNSVVPVIFPNTRHCVFLWHVLVKVSENLSHVAKQHDDFMPKFEKCIYKSWKEEDFARRWWKILAKFGLKEDPWMQSLYEDRRKWAPTYMTDVLLAGMSTSQRGDSVNAFFDKYLHKKTSVQEFVKLYDTILQDRCEEEAKADSETLNKQPTMKSPSPFEKTVSEVYTPAVFKKFQVEVLGAIACSPREENRDGTCSTFRVQDFETSQEFVVTWNQAKAEISCICRLFEYKGYLCRHTLNVLQCCHLSSVPSQYILKRWTKDAKSRQFSGEAPQQLQTRMQRYNDLCQRALKLSEEASCSQVSYNVAFLAIEEALRNCAGVNRSLPDAASSPTRGLVSVEEDNQSRSAGGKTSKKKNSTKKRKVSSEQEGVMPQVTAPESLQQMDKLSPRTVGIESYYGTQQSVQTMVQLDLMGGPNRDNFYGNQQTIQGLRQLNSIAPSYDSYYTAQQGIHGQGVDFFRPPNFSYDIRDDPNVRTTQLHEDAPRHS, from the exons ATGGACATAGATCTTCGTCTACATTCAGGTGACCAAGGTGCTGAAGAAGACAGGGGACTTGACAACGTCCTGCAGAATTCAGACATAGACATTGGCAAGATCGAGGAAGATGTCATGGCCGCTACAACCGGAGAATTGGTCGACTACACAGAAACCGTCAACCTCGAACCACTTAACGGCATGGAGTTCGACTCACACGGCGAAGCATACGCCTTCTACCAAGAGTACTCACGTGCCATAGGGTTCAACACCGCGATACAGAACAGTCGTAGGTCCAAGACCACGAGGGAGTTTATTGACGCTAAGTTCGCTTGCTCTAGGTACGGTACTAAAAGAGAGTATGAGAACAAGTCCTGTAACAGGCCGCGAGCTAGGCAGAGCAAGCAGGATCATCCTGAGAGTAATATGGCTGGTGGTTGTAGGAGGACTTGTGCGAAGACCGATTGTAAAGCGAGTATGCATGTTAAGAGAAGGTCTAATGGGAAGTGGGTGATTCATAGCTTCGTGAGGGAGCATAACCACGAGCTTGTCCCCGCGCAAGCTGTGACTGAACAGGCGAGGAGGATCTACGCTGCTATGGCTAAGCAGTTCGCTGAGTACAAAACCGTCGTCGGGTTAAAAAGTGATGCGAAGAGTTTAGGTCGGAGTTTGTCAGTGGTGGAGACGGGAGATTTCAAAGCTCTGCTTGAGTTCTTGTCGCGGATGCAGAACTTCTTTTACGCGGTGGATCTCGGCGATGATCAGCGTGTGAAGAATGTGTTTTGGGTAGACGCGAAGAGCAGAGGCAGCTACGTTAGTTTCTGCGACGTCGTTTCTCTTGATACTACCTACGTGAGAAACAAGTACAAGACGCCGCTCGCTGTTTTCGTCGGCGTGAATCAGCACTATCAGTACATGGTCCTTGGGTGCGCTTTGCTATCTGACGAGAGTGCAGCTACGTTCTCTTGGCTGATGGAGACGTGGCTGAAAGCGATGGGGGGACAAGCTCCAAAGGTTTTGATCACTGAGCAAGAGGCTGTAATGAACTCCGTGGTTCCTGTAATCTTCCCAAACACTCGGCATTGCGTTTTCCTCTGGCATGTGTTGGTTAAAGTCTCTGAGAATCTCAGCCACGTCGCCAAACAACACGACGATTTTATGCCGAAGTTTGAGAAGTGCATTTACAAGTCATGGAAGGAGGAAGACTTTGCGAGGAGATGGTGGAAGATTCTTGCTAAATTCGGCCTCAAGGAAGATCCGTGGATGCAGTCTTTATACGAAGACCGGAGGAAATGGGCGCCTACCTACATGACCGATGTTCTCTTGGCGGGGATGTCTACATCTCAAAGAGGTGACAGTGTCAACGCTTTCTTCGACAAGTACTTGCACAAGAAGACCAGCGTACAGGAGTTTGTGAAACTCTACGATACAATTCTGCAAGATAGATGCGAAGAAGAAGCCAAGGCTGATTCCGAAACGTTGAACAAGCAGCCGACAATGAAGTCTCCGTCGCCGTTTGAGAAGACCGTCTCCGAAGTCTACACTCCCGCCGTGTTCAAGAAGTTCCAGGTCGAGGTTTTGGGAGCGATTGCTTGTTCTCCAAGGGAGGAGAACAGAGATGGAAcatgctctactttcagagttCAGGATTTCGAAACCAGCCAGGAGTTTGTGGTGACGTGGAACCAAGCGAAGGCGGAAATCTCTTGCATCTGTAGGCTGTTTGAGTATAAAGGCTACCTCTGCAGACACACGCTGAACGTTCTTCAGTGCTGTCATCTCTCTTCCGTCCCCTCGCAGTACATACTGAAACGGTGGACTAAAGACGCGAAAAGCCGGCAGTTTTCAGGAGAGGCTCCTCAGCAGTTGCAGACGAGGATGCAGCGGTACAACGACTTATGCCAGAGGGCGTTAAAGCTGAGTGAAGAGGCGTCCTGCTCTCAAGTGAGTTACAACGTTGCGTTCCTCGCCATTGAAGAAGCTTTGAGAAACTGTGCCGGTGTTAATAGAAGTCTTCCGGATGCGGCCAGCTCACCGACTCGAGGTCTGGTTTCTGTGGAGGAGGATAACCAGAGCAGAAGTGCAGGAGGCAAGACAAGCAAGAAAAAGAATTCaacgaagaaaagaaaa GTGAGCTCAGAGCAGGAGGGGGTTATGCCGCAAGTCACAGCGCCGGAAAGCTTGCAACAGATG GATAAGTTGAGCCCAAGGACAGTTGGCATAGAAAGTTATTATGGAACACAGCAGAGCGTGCAAACTATG GTTCAGCTGGACTTAATGGGTGGGCCAAATCGCGATAACTTCTATGGGAATCAACAAACTATTCAAGGATTG CGGCAGTTGAACTCAATAGCACCAAGCTACGACAGTTACTACACTGCTCAGCAAGGCATCCATGGACAG GGAGTAGATTTCTTCCGTCCTCCAAACTTTTCTTACGATATCCGG GATGATCCTAATGTGAGGACTACCCAGTTGCATGAGGACGCGCCTAGACACTCGTAA